One Deinococcus grandis DNA window includes the following coding sequences:
- the glgP gene encoding alpha-glucan family phosphorylase, whose product MNVIGKVTVLPQLPPGIARLSELAYNLYWSWTPQAQALYEELDAPNWERFQHNPVRQLLEVPQARLEQAAADPAYLARYAKVMADFDAYMGKKDTWAAKNAAGMKPVAYFSMEYAFHESLPIYSGGLGVLAGDHCKSASDLGIPFTAVGMLFHQGYFRQLFDKDGWQNEAYDELDLTTLPITPALTEGGEEARVKVRIGERDVHVRIWNLNVGRIRVLLLDTNVPENSEDDRKLTARLYGGNQELRVQQYVLLGVAGIRALRVLNVPGDVYHMNEGHAALLGLERTREYVARGLDFKTALETVASSTLFTTHTPVAAGNDAFAYDLMDRYIGAWPAQLAASRDELYKLAEHEQMWDGHPVPTFSMTVFALNMSRAANGVSELHGEVSRDMWKFLYPGAETEEVPIGHVTNGAHNLTFTSQAMRDLLGTVLPADWTERLEDEQMWAAVEKLTDQQLQDVQRDMKRDMITFVRGRMREQMLRNGASAADVAATDTLLDENTLTIGFARRFATYKRATLLFRDKARLSRIVNHPERPVQFVFAGKAHPADNPGKSFIQEIYKISQEPEFRGKIVILENYDMHVARHLVQGVDIWLNNPRRPLEASGTSGMKASFNGSPNLSILDGWWREGFDGTNGWPIGEEREYADLNVQDDADAFSMYHTLETDITPRYYGGLSGQPTWASTVRRAIQTVSPRFSMQRQVIDYVEKYYRPIAERGATLASGNSTRARELAAWKGWVRQQWPYTTLTATAQLPATARPGQSVPVTAQVNPAGINLDELRVEAVLNRGGHLTRVPLVSRGGGTYSAEIPLQDSGLYSVGVRMLPVIDGLSNDLEAGLIKWA is encoded by the coding sequence ATGAACGTCATTGGCAAGGTCACTGTGCTGCCCCAGCTGCCGCCCGGCATCGCGCGGTTGTCTGAACTGGCTTACAACCTCTACTGGTCGTGGACGCCTCAAGCTCAGGCGCTGTACGAGGAACTCGACGCCCCAAATTGGGAGCGCTTCCAACACAACCCGGTCCGCCAGCTGCTCGAGGTGCCCCAGGCCCGCCTAGAGCAGGCGGCCGCCGACCCCGCGTACCTCGCGCGCTACGCGAAGGTCATGGCCGACTTCGACGCCTACATGGGCAAGAAGGACACCTGGGCCGCGAAGAACGCCGCGGGCATGAAACCGGTCGCGTACTTCAGCATGGAGTACGCCTTCCACGAGTCCCTGCCCATCTACTCCGGCGGTCTGGGCGTCCTCGCGGGCGACCACTGCAAGAGTGCCTCGGACCTCGGGATTCCCTTCACGGCGGTGGGCATGCTGTTCCACCAGGGCTACTTCCGGCAGCTGTTCGACAAGGACGGCTGGCAGAACGAGGCGTACGACGAACTCGACCTGACCACCCTGCCCATCACGCCCGCCCTGACCGAAGGCGGCGAGGAGGCGCGCGTGAAGGTCCGCATCGGCGAACGTGACGTGCACGTCCGCATCTGGAACCTGAACGTGGGCCGCATCAGGGTGCTGCTGCTCGACACGAACGTCCCCGAGAACAGCGAGGACGACCGGAAGCTCACGGCCCGCCTGTACGGCGGCAACCAGGAACTGCGCGTGCAGCAGTACGTCCTGCTGGGCGTGGCGGGTATCCGCGCGCTGCGCGTCCTGAACGTCCCCGGCGACGTGTACCACATGAACGAGGGCCACGCCGCGCTGCTGGGCCTGGAACGCACCCGCGAGTACGTGGCGCGTGGCCTGGACTTCAAGACCGCCCTGGAAACGGTGGCCAGTTCGACGCTGTTCACCACGCACACGCCGGTCGCCGCCGGGAACGACGCCTTCGCGTACGACCTGATGGACCGTTACATCGGCGCATGGCCCGCACAGCTGGCCGCCAGCCGCGACGAACTGTACAAGCTCGCCGAGCACGAGCAGATGTGGGACGGCCACCCGGTCCCGACCTTCTCCATGACGGTGTTCGCGCTGAACATGAGCCGCGCGGCGAACGGCGTGTCCGAACTGCACGGCGAGGTCAGCCGCGACATGTGGAAGTTCCTGTACCCCGGCGCCGAGACCGAGGAGGTGCCGATCGGGCACGTCACGAACGGCGCGCACAACCTCACGTTCACCAGCCAGGCCATGCGTGACCTGCTGGGCACCGTGCTGCCCGCCGACTGGACCGAGCGGCTGGAAGACGAGCAGATGTGGGCAGCCGTCGAGAAACTGACCGACCAGCAGCTGCAGGACGTGCAGCGCGACATGAAACGCGACATGATCACCTTCGTGCGCGGCCGCATGCGTGAGCAGATGCTCCGCAACGGCGCGTCCGCCGCCGACGTGGCCGCCACCGACACCCTGCTCGACGAGAACACCCTGACCATCGGCTTCGCGCGCAGATTTGCGACGTACAAGCGCGCCACGCTGCTGTTCCGCGACAAGGCCCGCCTGAGCCGCATCGTGAACCACCCCGAGCGGCCCGTGCAGTTCGTGTTCGCCGGGAAGGCCCACCCCGCCGACAACCCCGGCAAGTCCTTCATCCAGGAGATCTACAAGATCAGCCAGGAACCCGAGTTCCGCGGCAAGATCGTCATCCTGGAGAACTACGACATGCACGTCGCGCGTCACCTCGTGCAGGGCGTGGACATCTGGCTGAACAACCCCCGCCGCCCCCTGGAGGCCTCCGGCACCAGCGGCATGAAGGCCAGCTTCAACGGCAGCCCCAACCTGTCCATCCTGGACGGCTGGTGGCGTGAAGGCTTTGATGGCACGAACGGCTGGCCGATCGGCGAGGAACGAGAGTACGCCGACCTGAACGTCCAGGACGACGCGGACGCCTTCAGCATGTACCACACGCTGGAAACCGACATCACGCCCCGCTACTACGGCGGCCTGAGTGGCCAGCCCACCTGGGCGTCCACGGTGCGCCGCGCCATCCAGACGGTCAGCCCGCGCTTCTCCATGCAGCGTCAGGTGATCGACTACGTGGAGAAGTACTACCGGCCCATCGCCGAACGCGGCGCGACACTCGCCAGTGGCAACAGCACCCGCGCGCGCGAGCTCGCCGCGTGGAAGGGCTGGGTGCGCCAGCAGTGGCCCTACACCACCCTGACCGCGACCGCGCAGCTGCCCGCCACCGCCCGCCCCGGCCAGAGCGTCCCCGTGACCGCGCAGGTGAACCCCGCCGGGATCAACCTGGACGAACTGCGCGTCGAGGCCGTCCTGAACCGCGGCGGTCACCTGACCCGCGTGCCCCTGGTCAGCCGCGGCGGCGGCACGTACAGCGCCGAGATCCCCCTGCAGGACAGCGGCCTGTACTCGGTCGGCGTGCGGATGCTCCCCGTCATCGACGGCCTGAGCAACGACCTGGAAGCCGGACTGATCAAGTGGGCCTGA